The Loxodonta africana isolate mLoxAfr1 chromosome 18, mLoxAfr1.hap2, whole genome shotgun sequence genome includes the window CAGAGGCCTCAGGGAGAGGAGGcagagaagaaggaggagagCAGATGAGAAGGGGCttgaaaggacaaggaaggagagaggatTGAGGAGTCAGATGTGCTAGGCGGTAGCTGGGAAGGCTATTCAGTCCCCAGGCATTGGCCTGGGGTCCCATGAACCCCATGGGGCTCCTTGGCCAGCCTGGCTCAGAGCGAAGTAGCTGTATTTTGGAATTCTCTTTTCCAGGTTGCTTCTCCCTCCAAGGTCCAGAGTCAGTGAGCGGTTCAGAGGAGGGCTCGGTGACTGTGCAGTGCCACTATGACACAGGGTGGGAGACCCACAGAAAGTGGTGGTGCCAAGGGAAAATCTGGAATTTCTGCAAGATCCTCAttcaaagtagaggatcagagcaAGAAGTGAAGAAAGACCGAATGTCTATCAGGGACAATCACAGGAACCGCTCCTTCACGGTGACCATGGAGAAGCTCAGCAGAGAGGATGCCGACACGTACTGGTGTGGGATTGAGAAAAAAGGATCTGACCTTGGAGTCCAAGTTAAAGTGACCGTTGGCCCAGGTAGGTACTTTCTTATCTGGCAGGGCAGGGGTGGTGTTATCAGCCGCTCATGAACCTCCAGTCTGAAGCCAATAATCTGTGACTAACTTTGCCTGTGTCTAGCGAAAACAGTTCTGACCACTCCAACGAACCTGTCTTCCAAACCATTAGCCATGTCTTCCACCTTCTACGTCAGGTGAGTCCCTGCAGTTCTGTCTCCTGATTCTATCTGGGGCTCCTCCTATAGGGAAGTCAAGGCTGGGGACCCCTTCTGTCACTGTATCAGTTTTCTAATACgggttgctgtaacaaagtaccacaaattcgGTGGCTTATAAGCACAGAAGtgaattgtctcacagttctggaagccaggaGTCTGAAATCAGGATGTTGGCCAAGTGGATTCCTCCTGaggaagaatctgttccatgcctctctcctaccttctggtgatggctggcaatccttggcgacccttggcttgtagatgtgtCACTTCaaactctgcctccatcttcacatcgctgtcttccttccatctcttttctctctatgtctcttctcctcttttataaggacaccacttagATTGGGAtccaccctgctccagtatgacctcatgttaactggtaacatctccaaagaccctatttcctaacaaggtcatgctcacaggtaccagaggttaggacttcaacatatctttttgggggacacaatcctaTCCATAAAACCCTGTGCTATGGCCTGATATCAGGTGCATATCCCCATTGGAGCCTGGTATAGCCCAAGTCAAAGCCCCGAGCCAACCCTCTGTCTTTTCCGAGCCCATCCTCTGTCTCATCCGGCCCCTTATTACTCCTCATCCACTGTCTTCCCATTTGAGCCCTCAACAGAATCATTCACCCATTCAATCACCCAACAAAAAGGCTTGATGACCTAGCTGTTGCCAGGGGGAGATAAGACACAAATCTCCAAGAGGCAAGGCAGCAACTGCCACATGGCAAGGAAAATTAGTTAACCTTGGTGGTCGAGGCAAGTGACCTGGAGCTAACATTAGCAGGAAGAGCAAAAGCACAGAGACAGGAAAACATAGCCCATATTTGGAGGGTTCCAGGTACTtaggaagaaaccctggtggcttagtggttaagagctatggctgctaaaaggtcggcagttcgaattcaccagacattccttggaaactctatggggtagttctactctgtcctccagggtgctataagtcggaatcaactcaacagcaatgggtttttgatttgAGGTGcttaggagccctgctggtgcagtggttaaagtgatggactgctaactgaaggtcagtggttcaaaaccaccagctgctctgtgggagaaagatgtggcagcctgcttccgtagagattcacagccttggaaaccccatgggatcaccatgagtcagaatcgactcaacggcagtgggctttAGGTTCTTATaaggaggccctggtggtgcagtggttaaaatgctcgggtgctaactgaaaggtcagtggttcaaacccatcagttgctctgcaggaggcagatgtggcagtctgcttcagtaaagattacagccttggaaaccctgtggaccagttctactctgtcctattggtttgttatgagtcagaatttacttaacagcaatgggcttaGATGCTtctgttggagtccctggatggtgaaaacagttaacacacttggctgctaaccaaaaggttggaagttcatgTCCAcgcaggggtgcctcagaagaaaggcctggcaatttactgacaaaaaatcagacattgaaaatcttatggagtgcGATTCTGTTCTCACAcccgtggggttgccacgagttgaagtcgacttgatggcagctgatttTCAGTGTTTCTGTTGAGCTGAAATGTACTTTGGCCAAACAGGAGTCCCAGAggtgaaatcagaaaaaaaggtgGGCCAGTACAAAACCAGCTGAGGTTACTATCTGAGGATCTGAGCAGGTTATGGTGATCTGTGGTGGTCTCCCGAGTGGGGCTGCTATGCCCAGAGTTCCAGGCTGAGTGGGGTAACGGCTCCACAGTGTTGGGGCATAGGGAGTGAGGGGTCTGGGGGAATCAAGGCCTCAGCCCAGGGTTCCAGGGTGAACAGGGTGATGGCTCCACAGCATTGGGGCATAGGGAGTGAGGGGCCGGGGGAATCGAGGGCCTCCAGCTCTGGCTCTGACCCTTTGTACCTCTCACAGGACCCACTACTTGCTCCTGGTATTTGTGAAGGTGCCCATCCTGCTCCTCTTGCTTGGTGCTGTCCTCTGGTTGAAGGGGTCTCGGAGGGTCCTGGGAAGCAATGGGGTCAGCCTGACTGCGAGGACTTGTCCAGTGAAACTCTGACCAAAGACACAGCTCCTTATATGAACGAGCAGAGCCTCCTGACCCCGGACCCGATTTCCAGATTAGACACGGGCACCTGGGGAAGAAACAGTCCCTGAGTGCTAGGGATGCCATGACTGAGGCTGGGGGCCTGGGCCTCTGCCCTGGCCTCGGGGGCTGACCAGGTACTCTCCCTGTTCTACACAGCTCTGGGCACAGCTGGGGACCCTCCTGAGGCGTCATGGAGTACCAGCACCTTATTCCCATGCCTTCCAGTAGCAAACACCCCATCCCACCAGAGTGGGCAGGGCTCGTGTCAAGCTATGGGTGGACAGCTGTGTCCCCAATGCTGCAACAACTCCTTTGCGGAGCCTGggactgaagcacagagagaagcagcagctgtgtgcgagagaagcaaagatggagaccTGCCAAGAGCTTGCTTTCGGACATTTCTGAGACAAGCTTGATGCCACATTTTCTTAAGTTGGCCAAGCTGGGCTTTGATGACCTGTGTCCTCAAGATCCCTGACTGAAGTGCACATTCCCTAAGGGGGCGATTTGTGGtgagctcctagttcaggggccTGAGCAGTTTGGATGCCCTCTGCCCAGGGAGGGCACTTGCCCTGAGTCCGCAGAGCTGAGGAGAAATGGGAACCTACCTGGGCCCAGCCCCAGTGCCCAGCTTcatccttcttcctcctcctctgcccTGCCTCCCAGGGTCCCTGTCCTCCCACCCCTGCTCATGGGCTGGGACTTCCAGGGGTTGCAGTTTGGAAGTCTAGCCCTTCAGACGTCTCCTCAGGACAACTGTTCAGGCCATCTCCTGTGGCCAGGACTGGATTACCCAATAACCAAGGTACGCATGGGCCCAGCTGctccttcccaccaatctgcagagCACAGTTTCACCTGTCCCTCACCACAGCAACGATGTGGTGAAACCCGTGTGAAACTGCTCACCATAGACTAGccagcccatgtgtaccttgatTGATGCAAGCCGGTGCATACAGTGCttgctggttaatctgcccctgtggCTGTGGGGCTGTTAAACTTCAAGACACTACCTCAAGGTGGAGGGGGCGTGGTGTTTAAAACTGCCTGAGAGGAATAATATTGTCTATTTTAAATAATGTTGTTTAAGTCTCATTGTTAATTAAAACCAAACGTCTGTTAAGGGCAAAGGAGAAACTTGGAAATACATGGTGGTGACAGTTACCcagctgaattgtacatgtaaaaaccattgacatggcaaatgttttgttttatatatatttaccataattaaaaaaaaaattccagaaagaaaaattccaaaataccagagttactggtctgacagagactggaggaatcccagagacatgGCCCATGGACACCTTTCTAATTCAGaaccgaagtcactcctgaagtccacctttcagccaaagattagacaggcctagaaaacaaacaacacacatgaagaaCGTGTTTCTTAggtcaatcaagtatatgagaccaaatgggaaaCAGCTGCCCAAAAgcgaagacaagaaggcagaaagggatgaGAAAACTGGACAACTAGGCATgtaggaacccagggtggaaggggaaagggggagagtgctgacacattgtggggattccaaccaatgtcacaaaacaatttgcgtataaatttttgaaaaaggaactaatttgcgctgtaaacttttacgtaaaacacagtaaaaaaaaaaaaaaaaaaaagggaaacgtTTCTCTTTTTAATACCTCATACACAACAATAACATGCTTGCATTTATTTACTTTGTGCCTTGTGGGTTCCCTCACAGCAAAAGGATCTTCACCTCATGTGAGGAGAAACAGTACAATCTGAGAAGTGCACCTGCTACACACTCACACTCTCGCTCtgtcacacacgcacacatacgtACATACACATTTGGAATGTCTCCCTTTGAACACCCATGATATTGTATCCACCCTTCCATCTGTCCTAGTGGGTGGGCCCTGGTTCTGAGCAAGGGATAAAGGAGAGGGGAGTCTTCCAGTTCCCAGCATAATACCTGtaatctcccctcccctccccactggGACTCTATAATCCCATCTCATTTAAGGGCCTCCCACCATCGTCCTTCAGCCAATGAGAAACTTTCTCCCATTTT containing:
- the CD300LB gene encoding CMRF35-like molecule 7 isoform X1 — translated: MNPMGLLGQPGSERSSCILEFSFPGCFSLQGPESVSGSEEGSVTVQCHYDTGWETHRKWWCQGKIWNFCKILIQSRGSEQEVKKDRMSIRDNHRNRSFTVTMEKLSREDADTYWCGIEKKGSDLGVQVKVTVGPALGTAGDPPEASWSTSTLFPCLPVANTPSHQSGQGSCQAMGGQLCPQCCNNSFAEPGTEAQREAAAVCERSKDGDLPRACFRTFLRQA
- the CD300LB gene encoding CMRF35-like molecule 7 isoform X5 codes for the protein MNPMGLLGQPGSERSSCILEFSFPGCFSLQGPESVSGSEEGSVTVQCHYDTGWETHRKWWCQGKIWNFCKILIQSRGSEQEVKKDRMSIRDNHRNRSFTVTMEKLSREDADTYWCGIEKKGSDLGVQVKVTVGPAKTVLTTPTNLSSKPLAMSSTFYVSSGHSWGPS
- the CD300LB gene encoding CMRF35-like molecule 7 isoform X2 is translated as MNPMGLLGQPGSERSSCILEFSFPGCFSLQGPESVSGSEEGSVTVQCHYDTGWETHRKWWCQGKIWNFCKILIQSRGSEQEVKKDRMSIRDNHRNRSFTVTMEKLSREDADTYWCGIEKKGSDLGVQVKVTVGPAKTVLTTPTNLSSKPLAMSSTFYVRSELLSNCLTTEGVHPERRAAGPGRERWQQPVAGRHDNEKGPLPELGAWAYFFMMLDMS
- the CD300LB gene encoding CMRF35-like molecule 7 isoform X3 encodes the protein MWLPPALFLLSLPGCFSLQGPESVSGSEEGSVTVQCHYDTGWETHRKWWCQGKIWNFCKILIQSRGSEQEVKKDRMSIRDNHRNRSFTVTMEKLSREDADTYWCGIEKKGSDLGVQVKVTVGPALGTAGDPPEASWSTSTLFPCLPVANTPSHQSGQGSCQAMGGQLCPQCCNNSFAEPGTEAQREAAAVCERSKDGDLPRACFRTFLRQA
- the CD300LB gene encoding CMRF35-like molecule 7 isoform X4 gives rise to the protein MNPMGLLGQPGSERSSCILEFSFPGCFSLQGPESVSGSEEGSVTVQCHYDTGWETHRKWWCQGKIWNFCKILIQSRGSEQEVKKDRMSIRDNHRNRSFTVTMEKLSREDADTYWCGIEKKGSDLGVQVKVTVGPAKTVLTTPTNLSSKPLAMSSTFYVRTHYLLLVFVKVPILLLLLGAVLWLKGSRRVLGSNGVSLTARTCPVKL